A segment of the Lycium ferocissimum isolate CSIRO_LF1 chromosome 10, AGI_CSIRO_Lferr_CH_V1, whole genome shotgun sequence genome:
tttatttttgattttcatCTGGTGTTGGATATCGCATAATTATTAGTGACTTGCAAGCAGTGCTACTGCATGCAGTTTAATGTAGAATGTCACTCTTAGGAAAAATATGTGAAAGTTTACTAGTTACTAAATGATTGCAATGCGTTCCACgcagaaagaaaataaaatggaatTTGGAGTTGCTTGCATGGataatatatgttttcaaattaaattttattaagtAGCACACTTGTCGTAGTTTTGTATTCGTACGTTATCGATTAGTCAGAAATGCAAAAATTGAGCTAAACAAGATGCAGAagttactaaaaatatttattagcAATGTAATAAATGGCTATTTGCCCATTTCATCCGTAAATGTGTCCTTGAGATCATTTTTCAACATGTTATCTAATAACCTTCAACAAGTTACATACTATTTCAGAAATTACGTTTGTATTCAAATTTCTGCTTGTGCTACTTAACGACCataaagggattttttttttttttttattaaaaaaagcaAGCAAAACAAAACTAGAAAATGCACGAAAAACCCTTTGGTTAATTGTATTTTTTACATGATTAATAAACTTAGTGTGGGGTCAGTATTTTTACTAAGAGGAttcaaaatataagaaaataaacacaCGTACGATGAAATTAAGAGGATTCAATAGATAGTGTGTGTGTATGCTGAATAAATTAAGGatgtttccaattttttcatatttggttAATCAATGTGACATTTTCTTTAgcaaaacaagttccttaaaaacaCTATTAAAAATAGGAATTAGCAACGGAAAAATTCGtcgctaatcctatttagcAACGAATTATCAAATTTTTTAGCTATGAACAATTTAGCGACGAAGTTAGCagctaatttaatttttttttttttttttttttgtaatgaaATTAGGAAATTGACTTACGGGTTCGGGTGAACCCAATAGCTTTTGCTTAGAATATGTACTTGTATtatgaaattcattaaatatgtagaGATATTTAATTGCGAACCAGTAACTAAAATGAGCTATGCATCCGGTTGGCAAATTtagaacccataaacttcaaatttttgttttgcctcTGTGTAGGATTAGAGAATACAAGTTCCATAAGTACAGGGCATCACATACTAATTGTCTCCTCTCCACGCCAAACAACTCACTCCTGACCCCCAACCTCACCTCCACACCCTTATCTATGTTTGCCTAAATTATATGTAAATTCTCTTGTGAAAATATTTCTcctcataccaaacacaccttaatgtaatgtcattttcatcatattttcactttttttaatcTGCCTAACTACCAAGAAAATGGACAGAAAATTCTATATGAATTTTATGCGGACACAAAGACGGACACTGAATAGGTGAGCCCCTTAAGGATAACGTTTGATAATtgaaacacacacacacacagtgCCACCAACTTTCTATAAATTGAGAACGAAGAAAGCAGGAGCATATGCCTCATCATTCTCAAGTTTCATTTCGTTGTGATTAATCAAGTTATAAACTTTGTTCGTTCTTTGTATTTTGCCACTCTCTAAGTTATGACTCCAGCTTCTAATTACAAAATTCCAATGGGTAATTATGTGCCCATTTATGTTATGCTCCCGGTAAGATAttattagatatatatacaGCCTTCAATCTCCATTGAATATATCACAATATTCATATCTTTATATTCTCAAACATTTAGGCTATATATTTTGCAAGACATGAAACACATAACGCACGTATCAAAGTTCAATAGATTTGCTTCACGTACTACATCTGCTCGAATTATATAATGCAGATTATTTATACAGTAAATAATAATGTGGGGAATGCATGTTATGcgtgaaaaataaataatgtagGGATTGTTATGCAGAAATTGCGTACTTTAATTAGCTAATTTGTCTTTATTTACTTATTCTTATCCATGTATGCTATTACACATTCTATCTAGCTAGCTCCCATAtcataatacatagattcctACAGAACTTATGCTGGTATTAGTAACATAGAGTTTAATGATGATAACAAAACATCGTATAAATTAAAGTTATGCaacgatttttttttggttgtacGGCCAACCTAATTAACCGAACATTTTATAAGTTACGCGGAATTTCATGCTTAAAGTATTTGTTTATACGGTAAACTAATTAAACGACCCCTTAATTAGTTAACTAGTAGTAATTTACAAACATCTAATGTTGTTCTTTTGAACAAACTTTGACAGCTTGGAGTTGTTTCAATTGAAAACAAGTTCATAGATCAAGAAAAGATTGAGAAGGAGCTAAAGGAGCTGAAAGCTGCTGGAGTTGATGGAGTCATGGTTGATGTGTGGTGGGGAATTATAGAACTAAAAGGCCCAAAACAATATGATTGGTCTGCCTACAAGAGCTTGTTTCTACTTATTCAAAAAGTTGGACTTAAAATACAGGCTATTATGTCATTCCACCAGTGTGGTGGCAATGTAGGAGATGTTGTAAATATACCTCTTCCAAAATGGGTACTTGATGTTGGTGAAAAAAATCCTGATATCTTCTACACTAACAGGGCTGGCATCAGAGATAAGGAGTACTTGTCTCTAGGTGTTGATAATCAATGTCTCTTTCAAGGACGAACTGCTGTTCAGGTAAATATATATTTCAATATTAACattgaattttttgttttcttgttttgatttttaGTAGTGGGGAGAActggaaaaataaaagaaaagggtaCCTTATTCAGAGGTCTCAGGTTTGAGTCCTTAGAATAGAAAAATCCTGGCAGGAAATGCTAGCTTGATtattgatatggatatgcatgaaGGATTGTGCGCGCCAATAATTATAATTGAAATTGTTGTAATACTATTTCAGTTTTCATGGTTTTAGATTTATAGTGACTACATGGCTAGCTTCAAGGAGAACATGTTGGATCTTTTGGTAGCTGGAGCTATAGTAGACATTGAGGTAGGACTTGGTCCTGCTGGAGAGCTCAGGTATCCTTCTTACCCACAGACTCAAGGCTGGAAATTCCCTGGCATTGGTGAATTTCAGGTGAGATTTTGTTATTAGTTTGAACTATCTATACACGtatcaattttcttaaaatgtatatgtacacaTAATAAGATCACACTCATTGAACCCTCTGACCGGAATGTTGCAGTGCTATGACAAGTATATGAGAGAAGATTTCAGGGAGACTGCAGATAAGGCGGGGAAGCCAAAATTCAACCTTCCAGGTGATGCTGGGACTTACAATGATACACCTAATAAGACAGGTTTCTTTAAGAAAGGGGGTAACTATCAAACAGAATATGGGCACTTCTTCTTGACTTGGTACTCCAACAAGCTCATCCTTCATGGAGATCAGATCATTGGAGAAGCCAACAAAGTCTTCAGGGGTTTCCCAGTCAAAATTGCAGCCAAAGTATATTAGATACAGCTTCACAatgtttttctaaaatattttgaattattaactatttactccctctgtttcaatttgtttgtctggttttgacccttgacatggagtttaagaaagtaaagagatttttgaatcttgtagtcttaaattaaaaatacgtAAAATGTACCAATATGCCCTttatcttgtggtcttaaacatgccgTGAAAAATTGGAATGGAAGTGTtgccaaaaaaggaaacaaatattctttttgaaatatactaaaaggaaagtaagacaaacaaattaaaacacaaGAAGTACAACTTTGTATGGACGGTACTTCGTAATTATCTTTACCTGatgatagtgtaaaaaattGTTTGCATCGTCAAACAAATAGAAGTTAAACGTTGTAATTGAACTGTGCAGGTATCTGGAATTCACTGGTGGTACAAAGACAGTAGCCATGCAGCAGAGCTAACTGCTGGATACTACAACTTGTTTGATAGAGATGGATATCGACCCATTGCAAGGATGCTGTCAAGGCACTATGCTTCTTTGAATTTTACATGTCTTGAAATGAAGGATACTGAACAATCAGCTGAAGCTATGAGTGCTCCTCAAGAACTTGTCCAGCAggtttaatttcttattttaatgCACATAACCACCATATTAATCTAGCACATAACCACCATATTAATCTTAGTTAGGAATATAACTTTTAGTAAGAAAACAGAGTtaatcatttcattttatttgattattcTTTTAGGTATACACAAATGCGTAGGATTTTATCTTACACTATCACTATAATTTAGCTTCTTGTAGTAGGTTAACTGTTTTACTTTTCAGGTTACTAAGACCGATTATTATGGGTTATTACTTAGAGTTACCTTTTTAGATGACCTGAtcgtgcaaaaaaaaattcagaagttAACTCTTTGGGCCTGTTTGGTTACAGAGACTAGGATTCTAATCCCTGTACAAGAATTAGGATTACGGTAGATCCTGAAATTTTATGTAGTGATatctaattatatatgtatatattcaggTGTTGAGTTCAGGGTGGAAGGAGTTCATTGATGTAGCTGGTGAAAATGCACTAGCAAGATATGATGCCACAGCCTATGATCAAATCCTTCTTAATGTTAGGCCAAATGGTATCAATTTGCATGGTCCACCAAAGTTGAAGATGGCTGGATTTACTTACCTTCGTCTATCTGATGATCTCATGAAGCAACAAAACTTTGAGCTCTTCAACAAATTTGTTCACAAAATGCATGCCGATCTGGTAAGTAATTAAATGTTGTCCACTTTAATTattcaagagaaaacaaaaattaaagagatcATTCAGACGAACAACTTTTTACACTGGCTTTAAAAAAAGGTACTACTACTTTATATCTATTCCTGCAGGATCCATCTCCAAATTTTGCGAATCCAGCTCCTCTACAAAGCTCTCAACCTGAGATTCCAATTGAGAAACTATTGGAAGCAACTAAAGCAAGCAGAGCATTCCCATGGTACCCTTTAACAGATACGCCTGTGGAGGGTGGAAATCCCTTTGATTGAGATGACTAATATTTTCAAGAAGCTATGTTTCTATTACCTGAGATTTAGTGTCCAGGAATCCAAGTTATGTTTCTATTTTGGATAAAATAAATCAGTTTCTCGGTTGTATTTCTGGGAAACAGTTGCTTGGTGCTCTTTTGTTATATGTATTTTAGTGTTCATGTGTGATGTATTTTGAGTGCTTTTCTGTATAAACGAGAATAAAGTCTCTTTCTTttgtagttattgttgtttgcCTTCTTAATTCAATCTAATGGAGGGTCAGCTTACTGGTTGGATTTTCTGCTGTCTTCCACAATTGAGACGGAGGGTTCAAATCCCATCAGTAGCTAGTATCCGCTCGCCTTAGAATTGATTTACAACATTGCCTCCCTTCAACCAAGATGTTCAATCTTGAGTTGAGCATGCCATAATTAATAATCAGATCTTGTAGAAATCAAACTTTCTGTTCCAATCCACGATCTATTTTTCGGCAACTCTTGAAACTTCAACTCCAAATTCttataaacaaaaacaaatataaGAAATGAATAAACACAAAACAAATATAAGAAATGACATAAAAACTAACTTAAAAGGCTAGAAAAACTTAAGAAAAGACGAAAAACACGTATATTCGAGACTTATCAATGAAGAAAAATGTAGAAGAAGAGAGGAATACTGCAAAATCAATAATCttgtattatgacttactactttaaaattttaaaattcagtcatacaagtatatatatatatatatatactgtttAAGCTAATAATATCCTAGTACTAGACTAACAACCTAAAATTAGTTATGACATAATTAATACTATAACTCATAATTCGCGTTGGTGTCCAACAAAATTTTCAGAACTAGCCACCTTCTCTTTAATTGCGAATGGCAATTTTACTGATCCAACCCataaatttccatttatttcaagTACTTCACTGACAAACCTCCACCTTTTGTTCTTTGGGTCCTCTAAAATCTCCACTACATGGCCATCTTCACTAAGTCTAATTGCTAAACCACCCCCACCAAAACCAAGACTTGACATATAAGAATGGGCTTTAGTAATATCAAAAGGTATTTTAGGTAAATTATTTCTAATCCAACTTTTGGAGAGGATCCAACTCAAGAATTTGCTTCTTCTTGAATTAACTCCCACCCAAAACTCTCCTTTTTCGTTCCGTTTAATATTGTCTGGAAAACCTGGGAGCTCTGAAACAAGCTCAACAGTGCCAGCTTGTGATGTTTTGAGCCAAAATTTGAAGATTTTACAAGTGGTTGTCTCTGCAAAAAGGAGGAAATCACCATGTTTGTTCATGGCTACTCCATTTGGGAACTTGAGATTCTTGAGAAGAACTGAGACTTGCTTGCTTTTCATGTCATATTTCATTAACCTTCCCGTGCTGTCACCGCTAACTATGACCGATACATAACTCCTGCATATTCAAAAGCATCCCCGTGTAAGCAACGGATCATAATTAGACAGgcattcaaaaaatttaaacattcaaaaaatttaaatagtttAATCTTTAGATTTTCATGATTGAACTGaatatttgttaaaattttaGTGACTTTTCACctatatatttatgctttgtaTCAGAAATATTGAGTTAAGTTGAATCAGTTTATTATATGCTCATTTATCATGTGTTGCAGTATTATTGACCTTGAATATTAAACTATTAGTAATACTTCCTTAATACTCTTAACAAATATTAataactactccctccgtctatTTATGTAGCACCATTTGACTAGGCATGAAGTTTACAAAAGaaatgaagatttttgaaatttgtggtccaaaacaagccttagatatttgtgtgattgtaaatcatctcataaagttaaattgtatgacatttttttgggacagactaaaagagaaagtgtgtcacataaattgggacagagtgAGTACTAAATAACCAAAAGTAGTAACAGACAAATTTGTAGTCAAACAACACAATTCATCATTATCCTATTTAGTGAGAGGTTACCGATGGATTATCACaaaattatgttagctatgaGCAATTTAACAACAAATTTGTAATGAAGTTCGTAGCCAATTTCAGTTTCTTTTGCGGCGAATACTCATAACTTATTTATACAAATTCTACTATATAATATAATTGGACAGTGAGAGTGGGTGATATATGTTACCTTCTTGAGAATGTGGTGCTGCTATCTGTAAAATACAGGACTCCGTGAGTTTGATCAATGCAGAGTGAATTGGTGAATCCAAAAGGAACACCTTGTACCATTTTAGAAAGTTTGGTAGCAAGGCCTCCATTTGGGCCCACAACAAGGAGGCCCAAGTAAGCATCTGCAATATATAGATCACCAGTATTTTCATCAAAGTCCAGACCCAATGGGCGCCCACATCTGTGCTCAGTATCAGAATGATCATGAAAACCTTCGCATCCATCCCTGTTATTGCAGTCCAACTCAAAAACattaaataaagaatttaagttatatatattgttaatctattaaaaaaaaaaaaaaacaaagttacCCCATCAAATTGCCTTTACATATTATAGCAAGCAATACGTCTTATATTAAGATTTGGACATATTCAAAAAATAGAAGGGAAACATCCATGCTTTAATGTGAAAATAAgatttttggataaaaatacCCTATTTAAAACGCAGAAGAACTTATAAAGGTTTAAACCTCATAAATCGCTCATTGATTTTGAACATATAAAGGTTTGAACTCCATGAATCTCATGGAGTTTGAGACTCCAGCAATTTTTTGAACCCCgtgaactatttcttgaattccgCTTGTCAATCCTTCGAATTTCAACAGTGTTTGCTGGAGTTGTCCTGTGTTCTAATTAGGGTATTTTTGCCAAAATAATTTCCTTATCAAAAGAGTGGTTAAAATGTTAGTAATAGCTTATAAAATAGTGGCTAATTTCTGATAGCATGTGTTAATTAAAGTAGCTATTTATCCACTTCTCTCCTTATTAAGATTATAAATTCCATATTTCAAGGAGATTTATCTATAAATAGtccaatttaaattatatacgtCGTAGctataaattaattaatgtgATTATTGAGGCAGAAACTTGCCTTGGATATTTGAGAATACATAAAGAAAAGTAAAGAACCTCACAAAGAATAATTGATGGGGACCAGATAGACCCTGTAAAACATTCCAAAAATGAATGGCTAGTAGTATCATTTAGTCCGTAAGGTTGCCTACAATGATTGAAGTcggaaatattaattagaaaaaataGGATGTTTAATTTCTGCTAGTCAGTAGCCCCAAGACGTGCATtcacaaaatatattataatatgtgtatatataatatatcaatCGACCAACTTGAATGTCAATGTTCgttttaaatttcaaaactcAACTTGTATTTTTGGAATAAACAAATCTTAGTAATTCGCACCACATACTTCATCATTTAATGTTTCATGTGAAAAATAAGCCAAATCAATTTAAATCAAACGAACAATGATGTTGAATGTAAAAATGAGGAAATATTAATCTTAATTCTTGTTTGAAGGAAAGTTAAAATATAGTACTccttttgtctcaatttatgtgacacttttcgcttcCGAGATTCAAACTACATGAATTTtgactaatattttaaaatgtatcttttcaccaaattgatatgggaaaagttgcaacttatagtacttttcaaatatataaattttaattttaaaatattgagttaatctaatctaatttagcttcaaagtttggtcaaattgactgttgaaaaacaaaaagtgccacaaaaattgaaacggagggagtactatattTTTTCTTTCGTCTTAGATAGACTAGTGTTGGTGGGAGGAGGAGGGAAAGTGGGGAGAATTAGGTGAGTGATTCATAAGAATACAAATCGTGCTTGGAAATTACTCATGGAAAGAGCATGTGCTGTACGTTAGTTAGTTCCTTATTGACTAAAAATTCTCATTACGGAACAGATACATTTTATGTTCTgacaaccaacatacaacaacaacaacgatagCAATAACATAGCCAATATAATTCCACAAATAAGATCCTAAGAAGGTAGAATATACCTCAtaaaggtagagaggttgtctTCGAAAAACtctcaaatcaaatacaacAAATTTAAATAgttatgaaaaaagaaatacggcggtgaagaaaatgacaactaataataaaagaagagaTATACCTTTCCGGCGAGGTGACGGCGAAATCAAGCCAACGGGTCTCATTTGGTAGCCATTTGATGATACGTCCATCAGAAACACCAGCATAAGGACCATCACCATGAGTGTCAAAAGCAAAGCTCTCTGGCCCAACAGCGCCACCCCCTATTGGGattgcttctttttcttcaacaaGCCTTCTCTCTATTAATGAATTttcatcaaaaataaaaaaggaccaTATCACAAACATAACAGTTGCAGCAAACGAAAGCTTATAAAAGTTTGATGAGGAGTTAGAAAGAGATAGCACAGAAGAAGCCATATAGGTTAAGTTTTTGGAGGACTCAAAATATTATACTAGTACTTGAAGTTACTTATGATGTGGTTTTTGGCATGCATAAATAGTTACCAATACATTGCGGACgcataaataaaaagatgaaaaagaagagaataagTTTGGTTAGGATGTGCTATATGTATAGCACTATAGCCCTCCGTCCATAGTATATCCCAAGAATAATTATTTCTCAGCACACAAACatcaaaatatttaacttttttgCTATCatagattccttaattttattaatatctACATATCTTAGGGGTTTTGGTCTAACTCCCTATATTAATATCTCCCAAATTGACCCATAGGGGTTTTGGTATAATCCCCTATATGTTTTTTTTGGCTGTACATATTTTGTTCTTTATGTTAATAAATGAACTCCGCCAATATATGGTGGtatattaaaaaacaaagaactgtttttcttgttctttatttaaaatatttctgTCAGAGGAATCTTTCTTTTAAGAGTTGATCCCTAATTGTAGCAAATCTGTTTGTGACGTAAAACttaaaaaaactataaatatataGTACTAGCTAGGGGTGGAAAAAATGTCACATATTGAATGGGTATAGATGATATCAAAATAAACAATACAAATTGATAAActttaaacaataataagataaaaataaaaatcaaagaaTGAGTTTAGCCGTTTTAGGATATTGATTAGGGGTGTCAAAACTATTTTGAAAACCGACCGACCGAACTGAACCGAACCAATTTTTAGGTCTTTTTAAATAAAACCGTAAAATCTAATATGAACTTGGAACCGTACcgaataatttatatatatatatatatatataaatttggtATGTTAAGTTTAAAATTACAAATTACAAAGCATTAAAAATATTGACTTTGGGCCTTGGGCTTTTGGGTGATTACAAGTGATACAAAACTTGACCCTACCACTGTAAACAAAGTGATTACACGGTATGTTTACTATATTGCTTCTCAACTATGCTTCTTGTTCTCAACATTCTTGTTCAACAAAAAGTCAATTGTACAAAAGGTAAATATTTACCCCTCTTCCTTTAATTTTCATCTCCTTCAAATTTTGTAATATTGtccattttaatttatattttctcTAAAGTTTCAATAATGGCAGTCACCTTTATTCAACTGTTCAACTAATCTAGATTTAACACGGTTGGGTATAAAAGTAAGTTCAACTTTATGTAAAGCTTAAGTATTGAGACTTGAAACAAGAAGCCAAACTACTCtttctataatatatatacaacaaggtgagttttacaaaaataaattacCTAAAATTAACCAAACCGTACCGATATCAAGTAAAAGCGAGATGATTGGGACGAGTCTGCCTCAAAAAAGCTTAGTTTTGGTTATATTAATAAATTAACCGAAAAATTGGtatggtataattttttaaaaataaccgatcgaaccgtaccattgacacccctaataTTGAT
Coding sequences within it:
- the LOC132034281 gene encoding protein STRICTOSIDINE SYNTHASE-LIKE 2-like, encoding MASSVLSLSNSSSNFYKLSFAATVMFVIWSFFIFDENSLIERRLVEEKEAIPIGGGAVGPESFAFDTHGDGPYAGVSDGRIIKWLPNETRWLDFAVTSPERDGCEGFHDHSDTEHRCGRPLGLDFDENTGDLYIADAYLGLLVVGPNGGLATKLSKMVQGVPFGFTNSLCIDQTHGVLYFTDSSTTFSRRSYVSVIVSGDSTGRLMKYDMKSKQVSVLLKNLKFPNGVAMNKHGDFLLFAETTTCKIFKFWLKTSQAGTVELVSELPGFPDNIKRNEKGEFWVGVNSRRSKFLSWILSKSWIRNNLPKIPFDITKAHSYMSSLGFGGGGLAIRLSEDGHVVEILEDPKNKRWRFVSEVLEINGNLWVGSVKLPFAIKEKVASSENFVGHQREL
- the LOC132034280 gene encoding beta-amylase-like is translated as MTPASNYKIPMGNYVPIYVMLPLGVVSIENKFIDQEKIEKELKELKAAGVDGVMVDVWWGIIELKGPKQYDWSAYKSLFLLIQKVGLKIQAIMSFHQCGGNVGDVVNIPLPKWVLDVGEKNPDIFYTNRAGIRDKEYLSLGVDNQCLFQGRTAVQIYSDYMASFKENMLDLLVAGAIVDIEVGLGPAGELRYPSYPQTQGWKFPGIGEFQCYDKYMREDFRETADKAGKPKFNLPGDAGTYNDTPNKTGFFKKGGNYQTEYGHFFLTWYSNKLILHGDQIIGEANKVFRGFPVKIAAKVSGIHWWYKDSSHAAELTAGYYNLFDRDGYRPIARMLSRHYASLNFTCLEMKDTEQSAEAMSAPQELVQQVLSSGWKEFIDVAGENALARYDATAYDQILLNVRPNGINLHGPPKLKMAGFTYLRLSDDLMKQQNFELFNKFVHKMHADLDPSPNFANPAPLQSSQPEIPIEKLLEATKASRAFPWYPLTDTPVEGGNPFD